A genomic region of Prionailurus viverrinus isolate Anna chromosome D4, UM_Priviv_1.0, whole genome shotgun sequence contains the following coding sequences:
- the TMEM250 gene encoding transmembrane protein 250, with protein sequence MTPMLTTARTPPLPQASTTAPAPMPVMPIPRRVRSFHGPHTTCLHAACGPARTSRLARTKYNNFDVYIRARWLYGFIRFLLYFSCSLFTATLWGALAALFCLQYLGVRVLLRFQLKLSVLLLLLGRRRVDFRLLNELLIYGIRVTVLLVGGLGWCFMVFVDM encoded by the coding sequence ATGACGCCTATGCTGACCACTGCCCGGACACCACCGCTGCCACAAGCTAGCACCACCGCCCCGGCCCCAATGCCGGTCATGCCCATCCCGCGGCGGGTGCGCTCCTTCCACGGCCCGCACACCACCTGCCTGCACGCAGCCTGCGGGCCGGCGCGCACCTCCCGCCTGGCGCGCACTAAGTACAACAACTTCGACGTCTACATCCGGGCGCGCTGGCTCTACGGCTTCATCCGCTTCCTGCTCTACTTTAGCTGCAGCCTGTTCACGGCCACGCTGTGGGGCGCGCTGGCCGCCCTCTTCTGCCTGCAGTACCTGGGCGTGCGCGTCCTGCTGCGCTTCCAGCTCAAGCTGtcggtgctgctgctgctgcttggcCGCCGGCGCGTCGACTTCCGCCTCCTGAACGAGCTGCTCATCTACGGGATCCGAGTAACCGTGCTGCTGGTTGGGGGCCTGGGCTGGTGCTTCATGGTCTTCGTGGACATGTGA